A genome region from Brassica oleracea var. oleracea cultivar TO1000 chromosome C2, BOL, whole genome shotgun sequence includes the following:
- the LOC106323797 gene encoding uncharacterized protein LOC106323797, with the protein MLELDVVLPRYQPFNGYTSPFDFILPPYKQFHGSSNYVGVCKRPPPQELIPIKEAEAELENLHLPSSEEEDFDAVLPLDLMISPSLNPDSTPDYDFFNYPQFSAPCQVTYTPTPPGGHLVLSYNSRNDAFYAEPLLCAKIGLHCYNLENGTNFERLGVPEAVPEH; encoded by the exons GAACTCGATGTTGTTCTACCACGGTACCAGCCGTTTAATGGATATACATCACCCTTCGACTTTATTTTACCACCGTACAAACAGTTTCATGGATCATCAAATTATGTTGGAG TTTGTAAACGTCCTCCTCCCCAAGAGCTGATTCCCATTAAGGAGGCCGAGGCAGAGCTCGAAAACTTGCACCTTCCTAGTTCTGAAGAG GAGGATTTTGATGCTGTCCTACCACTGGATTTAATGATATCACCATCATTGAATCCGGACTCTACACCAGATTATGACTTCTTCAATTATCCTCAGTTCAGTGCTCCTTGTCAAGTAACTTATACTCCCACTCCTCCCGGCGGTCACTTGGTTTTGTCTTACAACAGCCGTAATGATGCTTTTTATGCGGAGCCTCTGCTCTGCGCCAAAATTGGACTTCATTGCTACAATCTCGAAAAT GGGACTAACTTTGAACGTTTGGGTGTGCCTGAAGCTGTGCCTGAACATTAA
- the LOC106324752 gene encoding L-ascorbate oxidase homolog, producing MAANASFATTLTILFSLLFAVTAEDPYIFFNWNVTYGDIYPLGVRQQGILIDGKFPGPDIHSVTNDNLVINIFNNLDEPFLLSWNGVQQRRNSYVDGVYGTTCPIPPGKNYTYMLQVKDQIGSFYYFPSLAFHKAAGGFGGIRILSRPRIPVPFPDPAGDYTVLIGDWYKSNHTDLKAKLDSGRKLPLPDGILINGRGTGATLNVEQGKTYRLRISNVGLQHSLNFRIQNHKMKVVEVEGTHTLQTTFSSLDVHVGQSYSVLVTADQPAQDYYVVVSSRFTSTVLTTTGVLRYSGSSGGVSGPIPGGPTIQIDWSLNQARAIRTNLTASGPRPNPQGSYHYGMINTTRTIRLASSAGQVNGKQRYAVNSVSFKPADTPLKLADYFKIDGVYRVGSVQSQPTGGGIYLDTSVLQADYRTFVEIVFENPENIVQTWHLDGYSFWVVGMDGGKWSPDSRNEYNLRDALARCTVQVYPSSWTAIYIALDNVGMWNLRSEFWARQYLGQQLYLRVYTTSTSLRDEFPIPKNALLCGRASGRSTRPL from the exons ATGGCGGCCAATGCCTCATTCGCCACCACATTAACCATCTTGTTTTCCCTTCTCTTTGCTGTGACGGCAGAAGATCCGTACATATTCTTTAACTGGAACGTCACATACGGTGACATCTACCCACTCGGCGTTCGCCAACAG GGTATTCTGATCGACGGCAAGTTTCCCGGACCGGACATTCACTCCGTTACTAATGACAATCTCGTCATCAACATCTTCAATAACCTCGACGAACCTTTCCTCCTTTCATG GAATGGCGTACAGCAGAGGAGGAACTCGTACGTGGACGGAGTGTACGGAACGACATGCCCGATCCCGCCGGGGAAGAATTACACTTACATGCTTCAGGTGAAAGATCAGATCGGAAGTTTCTACTACTTTCCTTCTCTCGCTTTCCACAAAGCCGCCGGTGGTTTTGGTGGCATCCGTATCCTCAGTCGTCCTAGGATTCCCGTCCCTTTCCCTGACCCCGCCGGAGATTACACTGTTCTCATAGGAGACTGGTATAAATCCAATCACACG GATTTGAAGGCAAAGCTTGATAGTGGTAGGAAGCTTCCTTTACCAGATGGTATCCTCATCAATGGCCGTGGAACTGGTGCCACTCTCAATGTTGAACAAG GTAAGACATACAGGCTGAGAATATCCAATGTAGGGCTACAACACTCCCTCAACTTCCGCATTCAAAACCACAAGATGAAAGTAGTCGAAGTCGAAGGAACTCACACTCTTCAGACTACTTTCTCTTCTCTCGATGTTCACGTTGGTCAGTCTTACTCAGTCCTTGTAACTGCTGACCAGCCTGCACAAGATTATTACGTGGTGGTCTCTTCTCGGTTCACCTCCACTGTCCTCACCACCACTGGCGTTCTCCGCTACAGCGGTTCTTCTGGCGGCGTCTCTGGTCCTATCCCTGGTGGTCCAACCATACAAATCGACTGGTCCTTGAACCAGGCCCGAGCCATCAG GACTAACCTTACAGCGAGTGGACCAAGGCCTAACCCACAAGGATCATACCACTACGGTATGATAAACACCACAAGAACCATCAGACTCGCTAGCTCTGCTGGTCAGGTCAACGGGAAGCAACGATACGCGGTCAACAGCGTATCGTTTAAGCCAGCAGACACTCCTTTGAAACTAGCGGACTACTTCAAGATTGATGGTGTTTACAGAGTTGGAAGCGTGCAGAGCCAACCCACCGGTGGTGGAATATACCTCGACACATCTGTTTTGCAAGCAGACTACAGAACCTTTGTGGAGATTGTTTTCGAAAACCCGGAGAATATAGTTCAGACCTGGCATCTTGATGGATACTCTTTTTGGGTTGTTGG AATGGACGGTGGGAAATGGAGTCCTGACAGTAGGAATGAGTATAATCTTCGCGATGCATTGGCTCGCTGCACCGTTCAG GTGTACCCGAGTTCATGGACGGCCATATACATAGCATTGGACAACGTAGGGATGTGGAACCTAAGATCCGAATTTTGGGCAAGGCAGTACTTAGGACAACAGCTCTATTTACGTGTCTACACAACCTCCACTTCTCTCAGAGATGAATTCCCAATCCCCAAGAACGCTCTTCTATGCGGTAGAGCTAGCGGTCGTAGCACCAGACCGCTTTGA
- the LOC106324751 gene encoding prolyl endopeptidase-like yields MLTAFAVNARSQIFAFPAISFRLRINTLRQSPSWLLLLNKTFSNQRPESRYRSSSSSSPISATMGSSKDRLQYPLGRRDDSVVEDYHGLKIKDPYRWLEDPDAEEVKEFVQNQVRLTDSVLENCETKEKLRHNLTSLIDHPRYGSPFRRGDKYFYFHNTGLQAHSVLYMQGDLEAEPEVLLDPNSLSDDGTVSLNTFSISEDAKYLAYGLSSSGSDWVTIKVIKIDDKKVEPDTLSWVKFSGITWTHDTKGFFYGRYPAPKDGEDIDAGTETNSNLYHEMYYHFLGTDQSQDILCWRDHENPKYMFGAEVTDDGKYLFMSIGEGCDPVNKLYYCDLSSLSGGLESFRGSSTFLPFVNLIDTFDAQYIVISNDETMFTFLTNIDAPKYKLVRVDLKEPTSWTDVIEEHEKDVLESACVVNRNQLVVCYMSDVKHILQIRDLESGSLLHQLDVDIGSVSDVSARRKDNAFFFSFTSYLTPGVIYKCDLANGSPEVKVFREVAVPGFDREAFQATQVFYPSKDGTKIPMFIVAKKGIKLDGSHPCLLYAYGGFNISITPSFSASRIVLSKHLGVVFCFANIRGGGEYGEEWHKAGSLAKKQNCFDDFISGAEYLVSAGYTQPSKLCIEGGSNGGLLIGACINQRPDLFGCALAHVGVMDMLRFHKFTIGHAWTSDYGCSENEKEFHWLIKYSPLHNVKRPWEQQTDSLVQYPSTMLLTADHDDRVVPLHSLKLLATMQHVLCTSLENSPQTNPIIGRIEVKAGHGAGRPTQKIIDEAADRYSFMAKMVNATWTE; encoded by the exons ATGTTAACAGCGTTTGCAGTCAACGCGCGTTCTCAGATTTTCGCTTTCCCAGCGATCAGTTTCCGCCTCCGTATAAATACCTTACGTCAATCTCCTTCTTGGCTTCTCCTTCTCAACAAAACCTTCTCCAATCAACGACCCGAGTCTCGCTATCGTTCTTCTTCTTCTTCCAGTCCAATCTCTGCGACCATGGGATCTTCCAAGGACCGACTTCAGTATCCTTTAGGTCGGCGTGATGACTCCGTCGTCGAGGATTATCACGGCCTCAAAATCAAAGATCCATATCGTTG GTTAGAGGATCCCGATGCTGAAGAAGTGAAGGAGTTTGTGCAAAACCAAGTGAGACTAACAGATTCCGTACTCGAAAACTGCGAAACTAAAGAGAAGCTCCGTCACAATTTAACCTCCCTCATTGATCATCCACGCTACGGTTCACCGTTCAGACGAGGGGACAAGTACTTTTACTTCCACAACACCGGTCTACAAGCACACAGCGTTCTGTACATGCAG GGTGATTTAGAAGCTGAGCCTGAGGTCTTGCTTGATCCCAACTCTCTTAGCGATGATGGAACAGTGTCCTTAAACACGTTTTCTATCAGCGAGGATGCTAAGTACTTGGCCTATGGTCTTAGCTCAAGTGGTAGTGACTGGGTGACGATTAAGGTGATCAAAATTGATGATAAGAAAGTGGAGCCTGATACTTTATCATGG GTTAAGTTCAGTGGGATTACATGGACGCATGATACTAAAGGATTTTTCTACGGTCGTTACCCTGCCCCCAA GGATGGAGAGGATATTGATGCTGGCACCGAGACTAATTCTAACCTTTATCATGAGATGTACTACCATTTCCTTGGGACAGATCAGTCTCAAGATATCTTATGCTGGAGAGATCATGAGAATCCCAAGTATATGTTTGGAGCTGAAGTCACCGACGATGGGAAG TACCTATTCATGAGCATTGGAGAGGGTTGTGACCCTGTCAACAAATTATACTACTGCGACCTTTCTTCACTTTCAGGAGGTCTTGAGAGTTTCAGAGGAAGCAGCACTTTTCTTCCTTTCGTCAACCTTATTGACACATTCGACGCTCAATATATTGTTATCTCAAATGATGAGACTATGTTTACATTCTTGACAAATATAGATGCCCCTAAGTACAAATTAGTCCGTGTTGATCTAAAGGAACCGACCAGTTGGACAGATGTTATTGAAGAACACGAGAAGGATGTCCTGGAATCAGCGTGTGTAGTCAATAGGAATCAACTGGTTGTATGCTATATGAGCGATGTAAAGCACATTCTGCAAATTCGGGACTTGGAATCTGGTTCTTTGCTTCACCAGTTAGATGTAGATATTGGTTCAGTATCTGATGTTTCTGCTCGGCGCAAGGACAATGCCTTCTTCTTTAGCTTTACTAGCTACCTCACTCCCGGTGTGATTTACAAGTGTGACTTAGCTAATGGATCTCCAGAAGTTAAGGTGTTCCGGGAGGTCGCTGTTCCTGGATTCGACAGAGAAGCATTTCAAGCCACTCAG GTCTTCTATCCCAGCAAGGATGGAACAAAGATACCAATGTTTATTGTGGCGAAAAAGGGTATCAAGCTAGATGGATCACACCCATGTTTGCTGTACGCATATGGTGGGTTCAACATAAGTATAACACCATCTTTCAGTGCGAGTCGCATTGTGCTTAGCAAGCATCTAGGTGTTGTTTTCTGCTTTGCAAACATTCGGGGTGGTGGGGAGTATGGTGAGGAATGGCACAAGGCGGGTTCACTTGCCAAAAAGCAGAACTGCTTCGACGACTTCATATCTGGGGCAGAGTATCTCGTGTCCGCTGGTTATACACAACCGAGTAAGCTTTGTATTGAAGGTGGGAGTAATGGTGGACTCCTGATCGGTGCTTGTATAAACCAG AGACCAGACCTTTTTGGTTGTGCTTTGGCTCACGTGGGTGTTATGGATATGCTACGGTTTCACAAGTTTACCATAG GCCATGCGTGGACTTCTGACTATGGTTGCTCCGAGAATGAAAAGGAGTTCCATTGGCTGATAAA GTACTCGCCTCTGCACAATGTGAAGAGACCATGGGAGCAACAAACTGATAGTTTAGTTCAGTACCCATCAACCATGTTACTGACAGCTGATCATGATGACAGAGTTGTGCCACTTCACTCTTTGAAGTTGCTTGCG ACGATGCAACACGTGCTGTGCACAAGCTTAGAGAATAGTCCGCAGACAAACCCCATAATAGGTCGCATAGAAGTTAAGGCCGGCCACGGAGCTGGTCGCCCAACACAAAAGATT ATTGATGAAGCGGCGGATCGGTATTCGTTCATGGCAAAGATGGTCAATGCTACATGGACCGAGTAA